The following coding sequences lie in one Arachis ipaensis cultivar K30076 chromosome B03, Araip1.1, whole genome shotgun sequence genomic window:
- the LOC107630719 gene encoding uncharacterized protein LOC107630719: MASTQANASENPTNIPASQSGSTAGITSKKKVSKNALGSRTDVGWEHGISVGEDGKKIQSVSDEVKKQMWDVVSGLQVNLMKKTSMGGASPGEATKEVDTIGEKRKGKELDGNIFKKIRISTQTTINNIFKKNLREEVCLEISTFFYKNDIPFNVSRSEEYSRMFEKAIRYGQGFKPPSYHELRVPLLKKQVELVHQSLEGHRAYWKQVGCTIMTNGWTDKRRRTILNFLVNSPKGTIFLKSIDASHITKTADKIFKMIDDVVEEVGEENVIQVVTDNAANYKATGEMLMKKRKKLFWTPCAAHCIDLMLEDLKKKSNTSQGHNLQR; encoded by the exons ATGGCATCGACTCAAGCTAATGCAAGTGAAAATCCGACTAACATTCCAGCTTCTCAATCAGGAAGTACAGCTGGAATTACTAGTAAAAAAAAAGTTTCTAAGAATGCTCTTGGAAGTAGAACTGATGTAGGATGGGAGCACGGGATATCTGTTGGAGAAGATGGAAAGAAGATACAAT CTGTTAGTGATGAAGTTAAGAAGCAAATGTGGGATGTTGTGAGTGGGTTGCaagtgaatttgatgaagaaaacAAGCATGGGTGGGGCAAGCCCAGGGGAAGCTACTAAAGAAGTTGACACTATCGGtgaaaaaagaaagggaaaagaacTAGATGGCAACATATTCAAGAAAATACGCATTAGTACtcaaacaacaatcaacaatataTTTAAGAAGAATTTGAGAGAGGAAGTATGTTTAGAGATTAGTACTTTTTTCTACAAGAATGACATCCCCTTTAATGTTTCAAGGAGCGAAGAATACAGTAGAATGTTTGAGAAAGCTATAAGATATGGACAAGGATTCAAGCCACCATCCTACCATGAATTAAGGGTGCCTCTTTTGAAGAAACAGGTGGAGCTTGTTCATCAATCACTAGAGGGACATAGAGCATATTGGAAGCAGGTTGGTTGCACAATAATGACTAATGGTTGGACAGATAAGAGAAGACGGACCATCCTAAATTTTTTGGTTAATAGTCCTAAAGGGACTATTTTTCTAAAATCTATTGATGCCTCTCATATTACTAAGACAGCTGATAAAATCTTTAAAATGATTGATGATGTGGTTGAAGAGGTTGGTGAAGAAAATGTCATCCAAGTTGTCACCGACAATGCGGCTAACTACAAAGCTACAGGAGAAATGCTAatgaaaaagaggaaaaagttgTTTTGGACGCCTTGTGCAGCACATTGCATTGATTTAATGTTAGAagacttgaaaaaaaaaagtaacacttCACAAGGACACAATTTACAAAGGTAG